In a genomic window of Pseudomonas mohnii:
- a CDS encoding PaaI family thioesterase, with protein MDIPAGLTESAFFKLLGCRLHSLETGVAQVALALEPQLRNRGGKLHGGALFSLVDIAMGLACSSTHGFDQQSATIECKINYIRAVADGEVMCTARVIHPGRRTLVVEADVMQGDKLVAKAQGTFAVL; from the coding sequence ATGGACATCCCGGCCGGGCTGACCGAAAGCGCGTTTTTCAAGCTGCTGGGCTGTCGCTTGCACAGCCTGGAAACCGGGGTGGCGCAAGTCGCCCTGGCGCTGGAACCACAGTTACGCAATCGCGGTGGCAAGCTGCACGGTGGGGCCTTGTTCAGTCTGGTGGACATTGCCATGGGGCTGGCCTGTTCCAGCACCCACGGCTTTGACCAGCAGAGCGCGACCATCGAATGCAAGATCAACTACATCCGCGCCGTCGCTGACGGTGAGGTGATGTGCACGGCGCGGGTGATCCACCCGGGCCGGCGCACGCTGGTGGTCGAGGCCGATGTGATGCAAGGCGACAAACTCGTCGCAAAAGCACAAGGCACGTTCGCAGTCCTGTAG
- the tauB gene encoding taurine ABC transporter ATP-binding subunit, with product MALLQLERISAQYPGSPEPVLSDISLTLGPQQLLVALGPSGSGKTSLLNLIAGFVEPSAGRITLDGVPVKGPSAERGVVFQDDALLPWQDVLANVGFGLELAGISREKREIRAREMLALVDLSGFENRRIWQLSGGQKQRVGLARALAADPRVLLMDEPFGALDAFTREQMQELLLQVWRRTAKPVFLITHDIEEAVFLATDLILLAPNPGQIVERLSLDFGQRYAAGESARAIKSDPRFIETREHVLDRVFSQRSAAQRQERA from the coding sequence ATGGCCTTGCTACAGCTGGAGCGCATCAGCGCACAGTACCCAGGCAGCCCGGAACCGGTGCTGTCGGATATTTCCCTGACCCTGGGGCCCCAGCAATTGCTGGTCGCCCTCGGCCCGTCCGGCAGTGGCAAGACTTCGCTGTTGAACCTGATTGCCGGTTTCGTCGAACCCAGCGCCGGGCGCATCACCCTCGATGGCGTGCCGGTCAAAGGCCCGAGCGCCGAACGCGGCGTGGTGTTCCAGGACGACGCCCTGCTGCCTTGGCAGGACGTGCTGGCCAACGTCGGCTTCGGCCTGGAACTGGCCGGCATCTCTCGGGAAAAACGCGAAATCCGCGCCCGGGAAATGCTGGCGCTGGTGGACCTTTCCGGCTTTGAAAACCGTCGCATCTGGCAACTGTCCGGTGGGCAGAAGCAGCGCGTCGGCCTGGCCCGCGCCCTCGCTGCCGACCCACGCGTTCTATTGATGGACGAACCCTTCGGCGCGCTCGATGCGTTCACCCGCGAGCAGATGCAGGAACTGCTGCTGCAAGTCTGGCGGCGCACGGCCAAACCGGTGTTCCTGATTACCCATGACATCGAGGAAGCGGTGTTCCTCGCCACCGACCTGATTCTGCTGGCGCCCAATCCGGGGCAAATCGTCGAGCGCCTGAGCCTGGACTTCGGTCAGCGTTACGCGGCCGGCGAGTCGGCTCGGGCGATCAAATCCGACCCGCGCTTCATCGAAACCCGCGAACACGTGCTCGACAGAGTCTTCTCCCAACGCAGCGCCGCCCAGCGGCAGGAGCGCGCATGA
- a CDS encoding ATP-dependent zinc protease has product MTVVGLREWVALPDLGVAGLRAKIDTGASTSSLHATDIETFERDGEQWVRFTAHLGTVVQLRHRRCEAPLVTMKTIKSSNGHAQVRYVISTTLALGDRVWRVQFTLACRKSMRYRLLLGSKALIDGQLVVNPGIKYVQDKPVFPVSTSSTGVA; this is encoded by the coding sequence TTGACCGTCGTCGGTCTGCGCGAGTGGGTGGCGCTCCCGGATTTGGGAGTCGCGGGCCTTCGGGCAAAAATCGACACCGGCGCCAGCACCTCCAGCCTGCATGCCACCGACATCGAGACCTTCGAGCGCGACGGTGAGCAGTGGGTGCGCTTCACGGCGCACCTGGGCACGGTGGTGCAATTGCGTCACCGTCGTTGCGAAGCGCCGCTGGTGACGATGAAAACCATTAAAAGCTCTAACGGTCACGCGCAGGTGCGATACGTGATCAGCACCACCCTGGCGCTCGGTGATCGGGTCTGGCGAGTCCAGTTCACGCTCGCTTGTCGCAAATCCATGCGTTATCGCCTGTTACTCGGTTCCAAAGCCCTGATCGATGGCCAGTTGGTGGTCAATCCGGGCATTAAATATGTACAAGACAAGCCGGTGTTCCCGGTATCTACCTCCTCCACAGGTGTTGCATGA
- a CDS encoding Tex family protein — protein MDSINSRIAEELGVRPQQVEAAVALLDEGSTVPFIARYRKEVTGSLDDIQLRHLEERLRYLRELDERRISILASIQEQGKLTPQLERDIKLADTKTRLEDLYLPYKQKRRTKGQIALEAGLGDLADGLFNDPTLTPDAEAARFVDAEKGVADVKAALEGAKYILMERFAEDAGLLDKLRNYLKQEATLSARVIAGKEEEGAKFRDYFEHDEPLKSMPSHRALAIFRGRNEGILSSALKVGDELPGTMHPCEGMIGQHVGIQNQNRAADKWLGEVVRWTWKVKLYTHLETDLLGELRDSAETEAINVFAHNLHDLLLSAPAGPRATLGLDPGLRTGCKVAVVDSTGKLLDHATVYPHVPHNKWDQTIAILAALCAKHSVDLIAIGNGTASRETDKLAAELIKKYPAMKMTKVMVSEAGASVYSASELASKEFPDLDVSIRGAVSIARRLQDPLAELVKIDPKSIGVGQYQHDVSQLKLARGLDAVVEDCVNAVGVDVNTASVALLARISGLNATLAQNIVSHRDEHGAFKTRAALKKVARLGEKTFEQAAGFLRVMNGENPLDSSAVHPEAYPLVQRIAAETDRDIRSLIGDAAFLKRLDPKKYTDETFGLPTVTDILQELEKPGRDPRPEFKTAEFQEGVEDLKDLQLGMILEGVVTNVTNFGAFVDIGVHQDGLVHISALSEKFIKDPREAVKAGDVVKVKVMEVDIPRKRVGLSMRMSDTPGEKIDGARGARPGSAPRQSQNTAPRKETTAAAPANNAMASLFANAKQLKKR, from the coding sequence ATGGACAGCATCAACAGCCGCATCGCCGAGGAACTCGGCGTACGCCCACAACAGGTCGAAGCGGCCGTCGCGCTACTCGATGAAGGCTCTACGGTTCCCTTCATCGCCCGTTACCGGAAAGAAGTGACCGGCAGCCTCGATGACATCCAGCTGCGTCATCTGGAAGAGCGTCTGCGCTACCTGCGAGAACTCGACGAACGGCGCATCAGCATCCTTGCCAGCATCCAGGAGCAAGGCAAGCTGACCCCGCAACTCGAGCGTGACATCAAGCTCGCCGACACCAAGACCCGCCTCGAAGACTTGTACCTGCCGTACAAGCAGAAGCGCCGCACCAAGGGCCAAATCGCCCTCGAAGCCGGCCTCGGCGACCTGGCCGACGGCCTGTTCAACGACCCGACACTAACACCGGATGCCGAAGCCGCCCGCTTCGTCGATGCCGAAAAAGGCGTGGCCGATGTGAAGGCGGCCCTCGAAGGCGCCAAATACATCCTGATGGAGCGCTTCGCCGAGGACGCCGGCCTGCTGGACAAGCTGCGCAATTACCTCAAGCAGGAAGCCACCCTCAGTGCCCGCGTGATCGCCGGCAAGGAAGAGGAAGGCGCCAAGTTCCGCGACTACTTCGAACACGACGAACCGCTCAAAAGCATGCCATCGCACCGCGCGCTGGCGATTTTCCGTGGTCGCAACGAAGGCATCCTCAGCTCCGCGCTGAAAGTCGGCGACGAGTTGCCGGGCACCATGCATCCGTGCGAAGGCATGATCGGCCAGCACGTCGGCATCCAGAACCAGAACCGCGCCGCCGACAAATGGCTGGGCGAAGTGGTGCGCTGGACCTGGAAGGTCAAGCTCTACACCCACCTGGAAACCGACCTGCTGGGCGAACTGCGCGATAGCGCTGAAACCGAGGCGATCAACGTGTTCGCCCACAACCTGCACGACCTGCTGCTGTCGGCCCCGGCCGGCCCGCGCGCCACCCTGGGCCTCGACCCGGGCCTGCGCACCGGTTGCAAGGTCGCCGTGGTCGATTCCACCGGCAAGCTGCTGGATCACGCCACGGTCTACCCGCACGTGCCGCACAACAAGTGGGACCAGACCATCGCGATTCTTGCCGCCCTGTGCGCCAAGCACTCCGTGGACCTGATCGCCATCGGCAACGGCACCGCCAGCCGTGAAACCGACAAGCTGGCCGCTGAGCTGATCAAAAAATACCCGGCCATGAAGATGACCAAAGTCATGGTCTCTGAAGCCGGTGCATCGGTTTACTCGGCGTCGGAACTGGCGTCCAAGGAATTCCCGGACCTGGACGTGTCGATCCGTGGCGCCGTGTCGATTGCCCGCCGCCTGCAAGACCCGCTGGCCGAGCTGGTGAAGATCGATCCGAAATCCATCGGTGTCGGTCAGTACCAGCACGACGTGTCGCAGCTGAAACTGGCGCGCGGCCTGGATGCGGTGGTCGAGGACTGCGTGAACGCCGTGGGCGTGGACGTGAACACCGCTTCCGTGGCGCTGCTGGCGCGCATTTCCGGCCTCAACGCGACCCTGGCGCAGAACATCGTCAGCCACCGCGACGAGCACGGCGCGTTCAAAACCCGCGCCGCGCTGAAGAAAGTCGCGCGCCTGGGCGAAAAAACCTTCGAACAGGCCGCTGGCTTCCTGCGCGTCATGAACGGCGAGAACCCGCTGGATTCGTCCGCCGTGCACCCGGAAGCCTATCCGCTGGTGCAGCGTATCGCGGCTGAAACCGACCGCGACATTCGCTCGCTGATTGGCGATGCCGCGTTCCTCAAGCGCCTCGATCCAAAGAAATACACCGACGAAACCTTCGGCCTGCCGACCGTGACCGACATTCTCCAGGAGCTGGAAAAACCGGGGCGCGATCCACGTCCGGAGTTCAAGACCGCCGAGTTCCAGGAAGGCGTCGAAGACCTCAAGGACTTGCAACTGGGCATGATCCTCGAAGGCGTGGTGACCAACGTGACCAACTTCGGCGCATTCGTCGACATCGGCGTGCATCAGGACGGTTTGGTGCATATCTCCGCACTATCGGAGAAGTTCATCAAAGATCCGCGGGAAGCGGTGAAAGCCGGTGATGTGGTGAAAGTGAAGGTCATGGAAGTCGACATCCCGCGTAAACGCGTGGGCCTGTCGATGCGCATGAGCGACACCCCGGGCGAGAAAATCGACGGTGCCCGTGGTGCACGTCCGGGATCGGCCCCGCGCCAATCCCAGAACACCGCGCCACGCAAGGAAACCACGGCGGCGGCTCCGGCCAACAACGCCATGGCTTCGCTGTTCGCCAACGCCAAGCAATTGAAGAAACGCTGA
- the gshA gene encoding glutamate--cysteine ligase, translating to MSELLNRRLALLGERANLSLLEQCLHGIERECLRVTDEGRLAQTPHPEALGSALTNEQITTDYSESLLEFITPALPDPADTLASLDKIHRFAYSKLGNEYLWSPSMPCPLPAEEDIPIAYYGTSNIGQLKYVYRKGLALRYGKTMQCIAGIHYNFSLPEKLWPLLKQAEGFVGTDRDYQSSAYIALIRNFRRYSWLLMYLFGASPALDAGFLRGRSHQLEQLDPDTLYLPYATSLRMSDLGYQSNAQAGLTPCYNDLSSYIDSLRKAVATPYAPYVEVGTHKDGEWVQLNTNILQIENEYYSNIRPKRVTYTGERPIQALMARGIQYVEVRCLDINPFLPTGIDLTESRFLDAFLLYCALNDSPLLTNTSCGNATSNFLSVVKEGRRPGLQLQRDGHPVDLKEWAAQLLENIAPLAAMLDQSHGGDAHSKALDAQLVKVRDPSLTPSAQVLAAMAEHKESFVQFSLRQSRAHAEFFRSEPLPAEEQARFEELARTSLAQQAELEQNEVGDFDVFVGSYQASILAISN from the coding sequence TTGAGCGAACTTCTCAACCGCCGCCTGGCCCTGCTCGGCGAGCGCGCTAACCTCTCTCTGCTCGAACAGTGTCTTCACGGCATCGAACGTGAATGCCTGCGCGTGACCGATGAAGGTCGCCTGGCGCAAACGCCGCACCCGGAAGCATTGGGTTCCGCGCTGACCAACGAACAGATCACCACCGATTATTCCGAATCGCTGCTGGAGTTCATCACCCCGGCCCTGCCCGACCCGGCGGACACGCTGGCGAGCCTGGACAAGATTCATCGCTTTGCCTACAGCAAGCTCGGCAACGAGTACCTGTGGAGTCCATCGATGCCGTGCCCGCTGCCGGCCGAGGAAGATATCCCGATCGCCTATTACGGCACGTCCAACATCGGTCAGCTCAAATACGTCTACCGCAAGGGCCTGGCCCTGCGTTACGGCAAGACCATGCAGTGCATTGCCGGGATTCACTACAACTTTTCCCTGCCGGAGAAACTCTGGCCCCTGCTCAAGCAGGCCGAAGGTTTCGTCGGCACCGACCGCGACTATCAGTCGTCGGCCTACATCGCCCTGATCCGCAACTTCCGCCGCTACAGCTGGCTGCTGATGTACCTGTTCGGCGCATCGCCGGCATTGGACGCCGGCTTTCTGCGCGGTCGCTCGCATCAGTTGGAACAGCTGGATCCGGACACCCTGTACCTGCCTTATGCCACCAGCCTGCGCATGAGTGACCTGGGTTACCAGAGCAACGCCCAGGCCGGCCTGACGCCGTGCTACAACGACCTGAGCAGCTACATCGACAGCCTGCGCAAAGCGGTGGCCACGCCCTATGCGCCGTACGTCGAAGTCGGTACCCACAAGGACGGTGAGTGGGTTCAACTCAACACCAACATCCTGCAGATCGAAAACGAGTACTACTCCAACATCCGCCCCAAACGCGTGACCTACACCGGCGAACGGCCGATCCAGGCGCTGATGGCCCGCGGCATCCAGTACGTTGAAGTTCGCTGCCTGGACATCAACCCGTTCCTGCCGACGGGCATCGATCTCACCGAATCGCGTTTCCTCGACGCTTTCCTGCTGTACTGCGCCCTGAACGACAGCCCGCTGCTGACCAACACCAGTTGCGGCAATGCGACCTCGAACTTCCTCAGCGTGGTCAAGGAAGGTCGCCGTCCGGGCCTGCAACTGCAACGCGACGGTCACCCCGTTGACCTGAAAGAGTGGGCCGCACAATTGCTGGAAAACATCGCGCCACTGGCGGCGATGCTCGATCAGAGCCACGGCGGCGATGCCCACAGCAAGGCGCTGGATGCGCAGTTGGTCAAGGTTCGGGACCCGTCCCTGACGCCATCGGCCCAGGTCCTGGCGGCCATGGCCGAGCACAAGGAAAGCTTTGTCCAGTTCTCCCTGCGCCAGAGCCGCGCGCACGCGGAGTTTTTCCGCAGCGAACCATTGCCGGCTGAAGAACAGGCCCGGTTTGAAGAACTGGCGCGTACGTCGCTGGCTCAACAGGCGGAGCTGGAACAGAACGAAGTTGGCGATTTCGACGTGTTTGTCGGGTCGTATCAGGCGAGCATCCTGGCGATCAGCAACTAA
- the ompR gene encoding two-component system response regulator OmpR — MSSTANIAEGEKILIVDDDPGLSSLLERFFVSKGYRARAVPNTEQMDRLLAREVFNLVVLDLMLPGEDGLTACRRLRGANNQIPIIMLTAKGDELSRIKGLELGADDYLAKPFNPDELMARVKAVLRRQSAPVPGAPGSEDESVTFGDYELSLATRELKRGEEVHMLTTGEFAVLKALVMNARQPLTRDKLMNLARGREWDALERSIDVQISRLRRMIEPDPSKPRYIQTVWGVGYVFVPDGTATK; from the coding sequence ATGAGCAGCACTGCAAACATTGCTGAAGGTGAGAAAATTCTTATTGTTGACGACGATCCGGGCCTCAGCAGCCTGCTGGAGCGTTTTTTCGTCAGCAAGGGCTACCGCGCCCGTGCCGTCCCGAACACCGAGCAAATGGATCGCCTGCTGGCACGCGAAGTGTTCAACCTGGTCGTCCTCGACCTGATGCTGCCCGGCGAAGACGGCCTGACCGCCTGCCGCCGCCTGCGCGGCGCGAACAATCAGATTCCGATCATCATGCTGACCGCCAAGGGCGATGAGCTGAGCCGTATCAAGGGCCTGGAACTGGGCGCCGACGATTACCTGGCCAAGCCATTCAACCCGGACGAGCTGATGGCGCGCGTCAAGGCTGTGTTGCGTCGTCAATCGGCCCCGGTACCTGGCGCACCGGGCAGCGAAGATGAAAGCGTGACCTTCGGTGACTACGAACTGTCCCTGGCCACCCGCGAGCTCAAGCGTGGTGAAGAAGTGCACATGCTCACCACCGGTGAGTTTGCGGTACTCAAGGCCCTGGTGATGAATGCCCGTCAGCCGCTGACGCGCGACAAACTGATGAACCTGGCCCGTGGCCGCGAATGGGATGCCCTGGAGCGTTCCATCGACGTGCAGATCTCCCGTCTGCGCCGGATGATCGAGCCGGATCCATCCAAGCCGCGTTATATCCAGACGGTTTGGGGTGTAGGCTACGTGTTCGTTCCGGATGGCACCGCCACCAAGTGA
- the tauA gene encoding taurine ABC transporter substrate-binding protein, with product MKLHFPLRLLAAASLAAASFFAQAADVTVAYQTTVDPAKVAQADGAYEKATKADISWRKFDNGADVIAAIASGDVQIGYLGSSPLTAAITRKVPVETFLIATQIGAAEALVARDGSGIKTPQDLIGKKIAVPFVSTGHYSLLAALKHWNIDPSKVTVLNLAPPAIIAAWKRGDIDATYVWDPALGVAKENGKVLITSGELAKFGAPTFDAWIVRKDFAEKHPEIVTAFAKVTLDAYADYRKDPKAWLANQSNVDKLVKLSGAKASDIPLLLQGNVYPLAADQVITLGAPTTKAITDTAAFLKEQGKVEAVLPDYAPYVSAKFITN from the coding sequence ATGAAACTGCATTTCCCTCTTCGCCTGCTGGCGGCCGCCTCTCTGGCCGCAGCGAGTTTCTTTGCCCAGGCGGCTGACGTGACTGTCGCCTACCAGACCACCGTTGACCCGGCGAAAGTCGCCCAGGCCGACGGCGCCTATGAAAAAGCCACCAAGGCCGACATCAGCTGGCGCAAATTCGATAACGGTGCCGACGTCATCGCCGCCATCGCCTCCGGCGACGTGCAGATCGGCTACCTCGGCTCCAGCCCCCTGACGGCGGCCATTACCCGCAAAGTCCCGGTGGAAACCTTCCTCATCGCCACCCAGATCGGCGCCGCCGAAGCGCTGGTGGCCCGTGACGGTTCCGGGATCAAGACCCCACAAGACCTGATCGGCAAAAAAATTGCCGTGCCATTCGTTTCCACCGGCCACTACAGCCTACTGGCCGCGCTGAAGCACTGGAACATCGATCCGTCGAAAGTAACCGTCCTCAACCTTGCTCCGCCCGCCATCATCGCCGCATGGAAACGCGGTGACATCGATGCCACCTACGTATGGGACCCGGCCCTGGGCGTCGCCAAGGAAAACGGCAAAGTGCTGATCACCTCCGGCGAACTGGCCAAGTTCGGCGCGCCGACCTTCGATGCCTGGATCGTGCGTAAAGACTTCGCCGAGAAGCACCCGGAAATCGTCACCGCGTTCGCCAAAGTGACCCTCGATGCCTACGCCGACTACCGCAAAGACCCGAAAGCCTGGCTGGCCAATCAGAGCAATGTCGACAAGCTTGTAAAACTGTCTGGCGCCAAGGCCAGCGATATTCCGCTGCTGCTGCAAGGCAACGTTTATCCGCTGGCGGCTGATCAGGTCATCACCCTCGGCGCGCCGACCACCAAGGCCATCACCGACACCGCCGCGTTCCTCAAGGAACAAGGCAAGGTCGAGGCTGTACTGCCGGACTACGCGCCGTACGTCAGCGCCAAGTTCATTACTAACTGA
- a CDS encoding RNA-binding S4 domain-containing protein, with translation MAQKNEEDDKVRLDKWLWAARFYKTRALAKAAIESGKVHCRGERCKPGKEPRIGDEFVIRTGFEERTVVVQALSIVRRGAPEAQTLYAETEASIAKRENAAAQRKAGALGVSTDGKPSKKQRRDLFKFRGSSND, from the coding sequence ATGGCACAAAAAAACGAAGAGGACGACAAAGTCCGCCTCGATAAATGGTTATGGGCCGCGCGTTTTTACAAGACGCGTGCCTTGGCCAAGGCAGCGATTGAAAGCGGCAAGGTGCATTGCCGGGGTGAGCGTTGCAAACCGGGCAAGGAACCGCGCATTGGCGATGAATTTGTGATTCGTACCGGTTTCGAGGAGCGCACCGTGGTGGTCCAGGCGCTGTCGATCGTGCGCCGTGGCGCGCCGGAGGCACAAACGCTGTACGCCGAAACCGAGGCCAGTATCGCCAAGCGCGAAAACGCGGCGGCGCAGCGCAAGGCGGGGGCTTTGGGGGTGAGTACTGATGGCAAGCCGAGCAAGAAACAACGGCGTGATCTGTTCAAGTTTCGTGGCAGCAGCAACGATTGA
- a CDS encoding ATP-binding protein has protein sequence MKTPVWFPQSFFSRTLWLVLIVVLFSKALTLVYLLMNEDVLVDRQYSHGVALTLRAYWAADENNRDKIADAVPLIRVVGAGVPEGEQHWPYSEIYQRQMQAELGADTEVRLRMHAPPALWVRAPSLGEGWLKVPLYPHPLRGQKIWNVLGWFLAIGLLSTAAAWIFVSQLNQPLKRLVYAARQLGQGRSVRLPISDTPSEMTEVYRAFNQMAEDVEQAGRERELMLAGVSHDLRTPLTRLRLSLELMGDRSDLTDDMVRDIEDMDAILDQFLAFIRDGRDESVEEVDLSDLVREVAAPYNQTEEKVRLRLEPIQPFPLRRVSMKRLLNNLIGNALHHAGSGVEVAAYVSGDTAAPYVVLSVMDRGAGIDPAELEAIFNPFTRGDRARGGKGTGLGLAIVKRIASMHGGNVELRNRSGGGLEARVRLPLGLMLPRDAV, from the coding sequence ATGAAAACCCCGGTTTGGTTCCCCCAGAGCTTCTTCTCCCGCACCCTTTGGCTGGTGCTCATCGTCGTCCTGTTTTCCAAAGCGCTGACCCTGGTTTATCTGTTGATGAACGAAGACGTGCTGGTGGACCGTCAGTACAGTCACGGTGTCGCCCTGACACTGCGCGCCTATTGGGCCGCCGATGAAAATAACCGCGACAAGATCGCCGATGCCGTACCCCTGATACGGGTGGTAGGTGCCGGCGTGCCGGAAGGTGAGCAACATTGGCCCTACAGCGAGATCTACCAGCGGCAGATGCAGGCCGAACTGGGGGCGGACACCGAGGTGCGATTGCGCATGCATGCACCGCCGGCATTGTGGGTCCGGGCGCCAAGCCTGGGCGAAGGCTGGTTGAAAGTACCGCTGTACCCGCATCCGCTGCGCGGCCAGAAAATCTGGAACGTCCTGGGCTGGTTTCTCGCCATTGGCTTGCTGTCCACTGCTGCGGCGTGGATTTTTGTCAGCCAGCTCAATCAGCCTCTGAAGCGCCTGGTCTATGCCGCACGCCAACTCGGCCAGGGTCGCAGCGTGCGTCTGCCGATCAGCGATACACCCAGTGAAATGACCGAGGTGTATCGCGCCTTCAACCAGATGGCCGAAGATGTCGAGCAGGCCGGTCGCGAGCGCGAACTGATGCTGGCCGGGGTGTCCCACGACCTGCGTACGCCACTGACTCGTTTACGCTTGTCCCTGGAGCTGATGGGCGACCGCAGCGACCTGACCGACGACATGGTTCGCGACATCGAAGACATGGACGCGATTCTCGATCAATTCCTGGCGTTCATTCGCGATGGGCGCGATGAGTCGGTGGAAGAGGTGGACCTGAGTGACCTGGTCCGCGAAGTCGCCGCGCCGTACAACCAGACCGAGGAAAAAGTGCGCTTGCGTCTGGAGCCGATCCAGCCATTCCCGCTGCGTCGGGTGTCGATGAAACGACTGTTGAATAACCTGATTGGCAACGCGCTGCATCACGCCGGCAGCGGCGTGGAAGTGGCGGCATACGTATCCGGGGACACCGCCGCGCCTTATGTGGTGCTGAGCGTGATGGATCGTGGTGCTGGAATCGATCCTGCGGAACTGGAAGCGATCTTCAACCCGTTCACCCGTGGCGACCGTGCACGGGGCGGGAAGGGCACCGGTTTGGGGTTGGCGATCGTGAAGCGGATTGCTTCGATGCATGGTGGCAATGTTGAACTGCGCAACCGTTCCGGCGGAGGGCTGGAAGCGCGGGTGCGCTTGCCGCTGGGGTTGATGCTGCCGCGGGATGCGGTTTAA
- the rimK gene encoding 30S ribosomal protein S6--L-glutamate ligase, with protein sequence MKIAVLSRNPRLYSTRRLVEAGTERGHEMVVVDTLRAYMNIASHKPQIHYRGKPLEGFDAVIPRIGASVTFYGCAVLRQFEMMGVFPLNESVAIARSRDKLRSLQLLSRRGIGLPVTGFAHSPDDIPDLIAMVNGAPLVIKVLEGTQGIGVVLCETATAAESVIEAFMGLKQNIMVQEYIKEAGGADIRCFVVGDKVIAAMKRQAKPGEFRSNLHRGGSASLIKITPEERMTALRAAKVMGLAVAGVDILRSNHGPLVMEVNSSPGLEGIETTTGKNVAGIIIEHLEKNGGPNMTRTKGKG encoded by the coding sequence ATGAAGATCGCTGTGCTGTCGCGGAACCCGCGTCTGTATTCCACCCGCCGCCTGGTCGAAGCCGGTACCGAACGCGGCCATGAAATGGTGGTAGTCGACACCCTGCGCGCCTACATGAACATTGCCAGCCACAAACCGCAGATCCACTACCGCGGCAAACCGCTGGAAGGTTTCGATGCCGTGATCCCTCGCATTGGTGCGTCGGTCACGTTTTATGGTTGCGCAGTGTTGCGCCAGTTCGAAATGATGGGGGTTTTTCCGCTTAACGAATCGGTGGCCATCGCCCGCTCGCGGGACAAACTGCGTTCTCTGCAATTGCTGTCGCGCCGGGGCATCGGTTTGCCGGTGACCGGGTTTGCCCACTCGCCGGACGATATTCCCGACCTGATCGCGATGGTCAACGGCGCGCCGCTGGTGATCAAGGTACTGGAAGGTACCCAGGGCATCGGCGTGGTGCTGTGCGAAACCGCCACGGCGGCAGAATCAGTGATCGAGGCGTTCATGGGCCTCAAGCAAAACATCATGGTTCAGGAGTACATCAAGGAGGCCGGCGGCGCCGACATTCGCTGCTTCGTGGTGGGCGACAAGGTGATTGCCGCCATGAAGCGCCAGGCCAAGCCGGGTGAGTTTCGCTCCAACCTGCATCGCGGCGGCAGCGCCAGCCTCATCAAGATCACCCCGGAGGAGCGCATGACGGCGTTACGGGCGGCTAAGGTCATGGGACTGGCGGTGGCGGGTGTGGATATCCTGCGCTCCAATCACGGGCCGCTGGTGATGGAAGTGAACTCATCGCCGGGCCTGGAAGGGATCGAGACCACCACCGGCAAGAACGTGGCGGGGATCATCATTGAGCATCTGGAGAAGAATGGCGGGCCGAATATGACGCGGACCAAAGGGAAAGGCTGA